In the genome of Cherax quadricarinatus isolate ZL_2023a chromosome 28, ASM3850222v1, whole genome shotgun sequence, the window CATACGACCTGGTCTTGATGTGACGGTAAATTAATATGCTAATAAAAGTCCCTTCATGAAGGTTacattgatgctagtgaagggttcttgattcacgGAATTGGAGATAGTTTACGCTTTCCCTTTCCTAGGCTCTATGactaacgggtttagcgcttcccatataATGGTATACTAGTACGTAAGTGTACCTGGAAGTACTTtcttacatatatacattatcttGCTTCTTTTGAGTTCACAAAAACTGTGGAGCTCCACATTTTAAGGGACTGGAGCTGGGAACTTGATATTGGTACAGGGCTCTTTATCTGAGGATTTCAAGCTACCCTCCCCTTCATTAAACCTAACAACCTCCCATTCCCAGAGTGTTGTATGAcatttatgggtttagcactttctccTGAATCATATaatgcagtgtcttcagtgatggtGCAAGAATCgagtttgtattttttttttttaagcaccaGTCTTACAGGCAAAGAGCTGTTATCATACCTCAGCTCACTTCAAAGCCTAGACCTGTCTAGGGTATACTGccaccccccaggatgcaacACACAAcatttgactaacacccagatacctacctcctgctaggtgaccaggggcaTTAGGTGGATCTTGATGTGGTTGAGGGAACATGGAACCTTTACACTGTTTCTGTTGAGGATTCCAGCTGATTAGTGAAATATAACAATGTTTGATAGTTATATTTGAGATTATTCTTCTTAATGGCATTTAATTTTCCTCACAGGTATAACCCAGAGAACATCTCTACCTTGGAGAGGTACGTAGAGCTTCAGGCTCGGGAAAACACCTATGACCTAGAAGCCAATCTCGCGCTTCTCAAGCTGTATcagttcaaccctgccaagtacCAGAGCACTGTAGCATGCAAAATCCTCATGAAAGCACTCACCAATCTACCACACACAGACTTTGTTCTCTGCAAGTGTCTGCTGGGACACGTTCAGGTGAGGGGACAAAGCAACGTACAGTCTGTATATCAGTTTTTCATAAAGAATATATAATAAACCCTGTATATAGTAGGCCTCCATATAACAAACTTCAGAAATTTGGAATAAAGTCTGCTACGTCATTGATTTGGAAACAACAGTTAATGTCTGTTAGTTACAGAATTGTTGGTTATTGTTAATTTATTGCTGTACTGTCTTGGCAAAATAATTTCTTCTCTATTCACCACAGTTGCCATTACCAGCAACTCACTTCACCCTGTTAATCCTGTATATCGAGGGTTTACTATATGTAATGATTGTGGTATGCATACTTTCCTATAATGCACCTTCTCCAAATTATTACTGTTGCTATGGTTAGTTTTTATTTAGAACAAATCTTAAAAAATGGTTAAATCTGTCAAGTATTTACAGACATTAAGATATGCAATATTAAAAGGCTTTAATGATTTCTGTTTGTGTAACGGTAATGATTTGAGGTGTGCACAAGACtcccatttttttaattaatatacAGTGTTTAAAGACTATTAATACAGTAAATTCACATTAGAGTTTACTTCTTTATATTGTAATATAATGATTCCATATTTTGTTATTTTAAAGTTTAAGTGAATGACATTTAGAATAAATTGATTAATTCTCAAATACGTGTCATAAGCACTGGTTAATGGAAAATGTGAACCACGTGGACAGAAATGCATTTAAGAGAGAGCTGTATGTTTtggctccatggggaagtggaacagaattcttcctccgtaagctatgcgtgtcgtaagaggcaactaaaatgccgggagcaaggggctagtaaccccttctcctgtataaattactaaatttaaaaagagaaacttttgtttttctttttgggccaccttgccttggtgggatacagccggtttgttggaaaaaaaaaatgttttggcTTTAGTCACAGGCTAGAGAGGGTCTCTGAGGTTGAATATATATCTATTTGCTGTTGATTAAATTCTAATCTTAATGTAAATAATAACCAGGAACAAATTCAGTACACTTCAGTATAGTGAAATTTCTCTTCTTGCCTCAGCCTACCATTGGGTTCATCAGAGGTGGCTGATTTGGATGGTTATATGGCTTGAAATTAAAAGACCTGTCTATTGACTTTTCAAAGTAATCATAAACAATTAATTTTACTGGTGTGAATTAAGAAAATATTTTTCATAGTTGTCTATAACAGGACTTGACAATTTTCAGATGGAGGATGCTTATATCAAACGCATCATGTACCTGCACGACCTCCTAGAAATGTGCCAGTTTGGCACCTATTGGGGTGTCCAAAAGCAGTATGAAGAGTTGGTATGTTGTATGCTTATTTGTATGTTATGAGAATTTATTatgcatttattttattttatataaagTATTTATATctttcttcatcaatatttaacagttcagaatattccctccatcttcccaatacctccaactcccttcttctgtttttaactgttaaatcTACTTGTTGCTTAGGCTTTTTCACTTAATGAATTTCACTccaaacgctcttatatgggtgtgaagcatgggtgatgaatgttgcagcgaggagaaggctggaggcagtggagatgtcatgtctgagagcagtgtgtggtgtgaatataatgcagagaattcatagtttggaagttaggaggaggtgcaggattaccaaaactgttgtccagagggctgaggaagggttgttgaggtggttcggaaatgtggagagaatggagcgaaacagaatgacttcaagagtgtatcagtctgtagtggaaggaaggcggggtaggggttggcctaggaaaggttggagggagggggtaaatgaggttttgtgtgcgaggggcttggacttccagcaggcatgcgtgagcgtgtttgataggagtgaatggagacaaatggtttttaatacttgatgtgctgttggagtgtgagcaaagtaacatttatgaaggggttcagggaaaccggcaggccggacttgagtcctggagatgggaagtacagtgcctgcactctgaaggaggggtgttaatgttgcagtttaaaaactgtagtgttaaagcacccttctggcaagacagtgatggagtgaatgatggtgaaagtttttctttttcgggccaccctgccttggtgggaatcggccagtgtgataataataataataataacttttttcTTAGTCTCAGCAAAATTTATTGACAGATGGGTGTGAATTTTGGAAAAATTATGGTGTTGTACAAGCAGTCTCATTATAAGTGTTTGCTTTTATAAGTACAACACAGAACAAATTCATGTAGTAGTATGGGAGGACTTTTGTTATCTCTCCCTAGCATATGTTTTTGAATAAGTGGTGATGCACATAAATTATtacaagtgatttttttttttttaagtttgtgcAACCACACTCAAAATTTTAGAAACAAAATTGGATATTTTTAGGACAGTTTGATTTCAATGGATTTATGTATTTTTTGATGTCCAAATTCCATCAAAGTTTGCCACCAAGCCTTGATGTACAGTTATCTATAAAGTATGTACAACattactcaagaaatcgtaatgacacgattgcaaacaaaccatacccccggccgggattgaacccgcggtcatagtctcaaaactggctagctggtctagtggctaacgcgacgggctggagttttgagactctatgaccgcgggttcaatcccggccgggggtatggtttatgtacAATATTTTTTACAATAAAATTTGGCAAAAAATGTTCTTAATTTTTTTAAGACTGCTTTGCAAGTattcaaaataaatttttttaatgCAGTCTACTTGTTAATTAGGGACTGCCTGTTCAAAGTTTTTACAAAATCTATACTTTTATGGTTTTAACCGAGTGGTTCTATTTTTGTTTGTGATACACTCATGATTTAAATGCTCCAGGTTCAATAGAAAGTTTCTCGATGAagaattaagacacgtgcaacatttgggtatctttatcataGACGTTTCAccagctttatcagtacaaattcaaggacataataagaagacagtagagctatatacaaaagatgaggtaatgagtccttcagccttggagttggtgaagagcaccataaTCATGAAGAGTCTGAAGCATGGGCATGAAAATTGGCACTTATATGCTGGTGTCAGTTGAGGGACGTGTAGTAGACGAAATCGTTGTCACTGGTGTATCAGTAGGTCATACTCAAGGGACGGGCCAGTAGTAGttaagaaggttgtggagatgtcttCTGAACCAAGATCTAATCAGACAtttcaacatcatggaatcttggttcagaggacatctccatAATCTTTTTAACTACTACTAgcccatccctcgggtatgacctacttccattggAGAATCCCGCCTGCCAATGACAATGTCTTCATCTTCATGTCTCTCGCCTGATgccagtatatatatacgtcAGTCTTCATGCTTGTGCCTCAGATTCTTcatgactatggtgctcttcaactccaaggctgaggggctgattgtatattatgtccttgaatttgtagtgataaagccactggatggcaaaacgtctgcaataaagattcccagatgttgcatgtcttaattcttcatcttgtcggtattgtatactatacatgtacaAGCTGGCTGATGCTTGTGAAGGCTCTTGATGCAAGAAATTGGACCTGTTCTTCCCTTCCTTTGATTAAGCCTGATTGTCATTttcccaggctctgtatgacccctgtggttgtagcacttccccataaatataataataatccttcaaACTTGTCCAACTGAGAGTAGCTATTCAGTGACTTACAGTactgtagctggaacaatacacaaataacccacatttaGGAGAGGAAAAGTAATAACATTTTGGTCCAACTGGACCATTGACCATTTTCAGTGATAAATGATAAACTCTATTTCTACAAAGTATGAATTACAATTGATTTGGAAACGGTGATATCATTGACATAGTTTGCACGAAGCTATTGATTATGTAGAGTACTTTGGgcagtcttaaccctttcagggtccgtcccgtagatctacggcttcacgttgagtgtccaaactgtagatctacggcaaaattctagcgccatcaaatttagcgcgaaagcgctcataggcctacatgtgagagaacgggtctgcgtggtgggtgtgcgccataaaaaaaaaatctacgcgcccgcatagcattgtgggaacaccggctcagttacccttgttcaccatgcctcgtcgcaagtcagctctcactccacggaaaattgggactctcctcttcctatctgatagttctgacactgatggaagtggaaatgaagacaaattctatggctttgatcagttagtgactgaaaggaacgaccaggatatcgataatagtgcagaaaaccctgacgatcctcaaccttctacctttggtgtgggcactcgtcagccacggtcagttgtacctcaacgcaagagaaaactaatattttcgtgtggccaggcctctgacttcagtaatgatgatgatagtgacgtggattgtgattttattgtgcttgacgatcattcgagtagtgatagtgaagaatcatattcaccagtgaagcgtcagtatgtaCGCCactgcatgcgctcgggtagtgtaccctatgctgtgcccaggggacggagtacatcccggagtacatcccgtggccctacaccaggtttagatagtgatagtgaggatgatgtggctacacttggcatggatagaccacaggcatcagtagatggtggtagtggtgatggtagtggcaccgccatgcatgactcaccagcccaggctgggacccacgatgctgactcctcagttcaaggacaaagtggagcgtcagccaccagcccaccacaaccacccgcacaaccagcctatgatgtccagtatccaccagcaaaccgtatctgggattggcagcaaaataccaattttgttcccaagccccaccactttgatgactctcaaagtggaattctacctacttgtccccttggaaccacggccaatgaactggaattctttgaattattctttgaccagccattgatggaaactattgtcagggaaagtaataagtattttgagtacaccatggcaaatacgatcatatcaccacagtcaagactacaccggtggaaagagacgactgttgcagaaatgtattttatttttgcaacaataatgcttatgcctcatgtctataagcataatataaaagcacactggtccacagatcggcttaTTTCTACCcaggtcttcagtgaaatcatcccagtgaacaggtttatcttactgttacatatgttgcacttctctgacaaaaccaggcctgacagaagtgacagattacagtggacccccggttaacgaacttttttcattccagtagtatgttcaggtgccattactgaccgaattttttcccttaaggaatattgtgaagtagattagtccatttcagacccccaaacatacacgtacaaacgcacttacataaatacacttacataattggtcgcatttggaggtgatcgttaagcgggggtccactgtatacaagattagaaatgtttttatgtatctcaaacaaaagttcagcatatacttttatccattcaagaatctcgtaattgttcaaaggtagactgtcattcaagcagtatatactgagcaagaggaaacgctttggtataaaactgtttgtactctgtgactgtgacagtggcctggtgttggatattgttgtatacacgggaagtaaaacatcgaaagataccaagatgttattgggcatctcaggtgacgtagtgagaaacatgatggcaccttatcttggtaaggggcatacattatataccgataactggagatgggaagtacagtgcctgcactctgaaggaggggtgttaatgttgcagtttaaaaactgtagtgtaaagcacccttctggcaaggcagtgatggagtgaatgatggtgaaagtttttctttttcgggccaccctgccttggtgggaataggccagtgtgataataataataactggtacacaagcccattactcagtgatttgaTGCGAGTGAACAaggcagatgtgtgtggcacaacGCGTTCTAATTGTGAACATGTGCCCAGGCTCagcgcaggtgctcgtggtgatgacgtgcaggtgtttactgccagtgacatcatggcatgacaaacgagatgtcacattgttgacaaccattcaccgtaatgaaatgcaagacagtggcaaagttgattgactaatgaacgtattcgaaaaccagtgacagtgattgattatacacaaaacatgcgcttggttgacaaatgtgacatgcagattggttttgttgattgtgttcgtaagagttacaagtggtacatgaaacttttcttccatctcatggacatttcaatgctcaatgcatataatatgtaccaaataaagactggcaacagaccaccgtatggtgaattttgtttgtctgttgtcagacaactcataatgaagtaccaggtaagaacacctgctatacaacaaggtcctcgaattcctcaggatatacccaagcatttgaggagggaaggtgatcatttcataatacagcttccttcaactcagaagaaatttgctcagaagagatgcatcgtctgtgcacaaacaaaacgacggcaacaaagacgcaaagacactcggtttatgtgtgaggaatgtaaggtgcctctgtgtatggtgccttgtttcaaggagttccacaagctccagcagttctaaaaccatgtccagtgattgtaaatatatgatagaacattagtattatacaagatttgtgcatgtttattgtaaaaacaacagtggtaaacaataatatgataataactttagtgcggttattgtgttcaatacagtgagtttatatatatacgtacattatatacagtattggtctctcaggccccaaatgttagtaggaaaagaaaaaaattggaaaagaaaagaaaaaactacaaaagccgctaaataaagtaatgcgcgtatgtggaattcgttgatgttgccaccaccacatcattttggacaaacttcttggcactgtatctcggtaagtactgatcagattttttttttttttgtcttattaccctCAAAAATATGCTCTTCaattctgtaagattttttttttttttcaaaatttcttggacactggagcaccacttcagattttggccttggaccctgaaagggttaactactTATTACTACTGGAATATTTTCTAAGAAGTTTGTTGGAAGTTTTCGTACAAAAGTTGGCTATAACATTTGGGGAAGTTTTTACTAATACTGGTCAAATACAAATGCAAATACTAATCTAAATTTTAGTGTTATTGCACAGGGCATATAATAAGATGAAGGTCAAAAGAATGCATAGCATCTCAGGCAAAACTTAGCCTATTAGTTAAGTTTATTTTGAACAAGTGTCCCTCCATTTGCTTTTATTTAGAGAAGAAATTTGGGTAACATGCAAATATTTTAAATTACTCTAGAAAGATTTCTTGGAAAAATGTTAACATTTTAAAAATCTTTCAGATTTCTGGCATCAAGGACTTCAACGATAGTATACGCAAGTACATCTGTCATGTTATAACAATAACTTATCAGCATATAGAAAAGCCTGTTTTGGCACAGCTTCTTGGCAACATTGATGGTAAGTTGTTGCATGTGTTAGGTAAATGAAATGCTATAATTGATATTAAATTAGACGAGTCACAAGGCAGTGAAAATGTGGTAGAATTATAAGCAGTTAAATGAAAGGTAGACGTGAAAGTGCACTTTTAGTGCTCACCGATATATTCTGTATGCGAGTTTATCCAAACGTTATAATGCAGCTCTCTATACCTCCTCCTTACCCCACATCTTCCATAACACTACCTAGTTTCACCTTGATGTGAACCAGTACTTCTTTTAATTAAGAGATTGTAATAGGTATCATTTTCTTTGGGGTGGGTGAAATTGTGGTATTTGAGGACATTATTTCCTTACCCTTTTGTCTTGTATGTCCTACATATTGGTACTGTGACTCTTGTAGACCATCAGACTTGTGCTCCTTCATGTTTTAATACTAGACTTTGAGTGGACAGTGCTAAATGGTCTTTTAAATAGTCACCTCCCCATTAATCTTAACTTCTCATTACTGCATGCATCCTTATTACTGCTCTAGGTGGCAGTTTGAATGTCTGACTTGGGCTTTTGCACATTACACTTCCCTCATAACATACTCCCTCTGTTGATGAGTTACCACACTTGATGCATCTCTTCTCATGCTGAAATCACTATCCCAAAAACTTTGAGTAAACATTTTATTAAGCATGTACTGTGTTCACAAGATTGTGCTCAGCTCATTGAAGTCAAACATGCATGGGGCTGGTATCACTATAATTGCAAGAGCACATGCCCAGTGTGTCATAAGAAGTCAAGCATGCTTGTAGGCATGATTGTCTCAGCTTTGCTTCTTTTCCTACTGTTGTAATCTGACTGAGTGCACTTAGTTTGTTGCCTCTTCAGGAAGCATATAGTCTTTTGCTGGGCCCTTGGTCATTTTTGTGTTCAATCAccttgtcccctcaaggaaggttccttgatgttggtgaggggctcttgatttagagaattggatctgtgctccagttccccgaattaagcctgaatgccttccacatatccccccccccccaggcgctgtataatcctccgggtttagcgcttcccccttgattataataataataataataataataataatcaatcacCTTGAGGTACTATATGACCAGCACATGTTAAACATGTTTTGTAGGTATTATAAGAATTAGTAATACAGCCTGCATAATTTCAAATGAAGGTTGTATTTTGCTTTTTGAGAATAATTTTGATACATAAATTTTTATCCCATAGTATCAGCAAGGATGCTTAGTTTCTATGAGGATAAAATAGGGCAACATGGTAATTAAGCAGGCACAAATCTATTAAAGATAGTGGTCTCATTTATCATGCATGTCCTATTCTTTCAGAGTTGGCCCTGCAGCATTGGATGAACAAGTATGGGTGGAAGGAGACTGAGGAATCTTATGTGTTTATTGCCAACCAGGAGGAAACTGTCAAGACCAAGAACATTACTGAAAAGATTGAGTTTGATTCTGTGGCAGGAATAATGGCTGCCTGCAGATAAGgtgacaagaatttttttttaatgtaatgCAAAGGCAAATAAAATTTTGTTTGGTGCTTTTAGTTTCATACCAGTTAATCACACTGATTAAAAATATGAGGGTAACTGAAGAATTTGTGCAATACCCATCTTGAAGGAATTAGTATTGAGTTTTGAGTGATAAGTTTTGCTCatatggcccctcaaggaaggttccttgagggGCCATATATGGACCatatcttgatctagggaattggatctgtgctccagttccccgaaacCCAaaaaccttccacatcctccccacaggcgctgtataatcctacgggtttagtgcttcccccttgattataatatgcGTATATGGGAGATTCATTTTAATTAGGTAAaagagctaaacccatatgggttctAATGCTTGAGAAATACGaggtattcaggtttgatccaaggaggggGATgccaggttcaattccttggatcaaaagccccctCACTAAAAGCCTCTATTGAGGGGCCCATGAAAATAAccatatatatgtagatattcAGTTTACCTACAGTATTAGATTTAAACTGTTTAGTATTGAATTTTTTCATTCAGTGAACAGCACACTTTAATTTGCATTCTTTTGTTGACTTGTAGAAATAATCAATACTTAAGATTTAAGTATTGATTATTTCTACAAGTCAACAAAAGAATGCAAATTTAAAGGGCTGTTCACTGAATGAGAAAAATTCATAACCATACAGTTTAAATCTAATTTTCATTTCAATTTACCTACAGTATATGTATATCTACTTTTCATGGGCTCCTCAAGGGAGTCCTTTatgctggtcaggggctcttgcaCCAAGGAATTTAATCTGCCCTTCCCATGGCATAAATCAGAATGGGCAAAGTTCATTAAATCTGAAAATTCCCAGTAATTGTTAAAATCAAGGAAAAATGTTACATTCAATGGGAATTGACTTTTAATTAACATCCCCCTCCCCCATTTGTCCATTAAATTGAGGGTTTACTGAACTATCAAAAATGATGTTAATAAAAGTTCTTTATCTTTTCTGCAAAGTTTTCTTCTATCAGTCAGTCATACAAAATCaggaaaatattcatattatggTAAATGGTGAAATAACTACAGAATATCATCCACCCCAAAAGAAAAGTCTAATATCTATCTGGCTATTAGTAGTTCTAATCAGCAAATCCAAAAGTAGGGATAATTCATTTTCTTTGTTTGAACAATTTTTAAACTGACCTGACCTTCCCTTCCCTCATCAATGTAACAATAATAAACTGACCTAAATTTGGGCCAAAAACTCAGAAGGGAAAAAATATTCAGAAGTTATGATAATCAGTATTATGGAGACTGCTGAGAGTAAGCCATTAACCGACTATTATTGTTTACTGGTAAGTTTCATGAAATATTTAAAATGTTTATAGCGCATTAGAAAAAACTGTACGTAACTACGTATACCAATTCTAACATTGCATGTGTAGTGGGCCCATATttgtcaaaaaatatattttaatacaTTTGGTACAGATTAGTTAAAACATGTTTTTTACATTTCTGGGaatttaagattttttttccaCTTGTTTTTGGAAACAAATTACAGTAGATGATCTGTCCAAGAAGATACAAAGATAGACACTTCAAACTAAAGATAATTTTACAATGAGATATTCTACACCCGAAACTCCAACTTGATGAAAATGATGTTTGATCTAAGGGTTTAAACAATGTCTAATGAATATGACAACAAATAATGGCATGACAATGAAAAGTAAGTACTGAATATAAAACAAAGGTGCCTTAGTCAAAACCTTCCTTCTTTTCTCGTATAGCCTCTCTGAATCGTTCCTCTAGCAGTGAGAGTTCGGAGATCAGGTCTGTGATGGCATTCATGAAGGCATCATGTGGCGTATAACTGGCATCTATGgtctaaaagagagagagagagattaaatatttttttttgtaaagttACTTGTATACATATAGCTTAGTATATTATTAATCCAATTAcctagttataggtaatacatattttaagaaaaagaggataaataagtatacaagatatgatgtagggcgaaatgacagtagtttgttggattatgtattggtagataaaagactgttgagtagacttcaggatgtacatgtttatagaggggccacagatatatcagatcactttctagttgtagctacactgagagtaaaaggtagatgggatacaaggagaatagaagcatcagggaagagagagagaggtgaaggtttataaactaaaagaggaggcagttagggaaagatataaacagctattggaggatagatgggctaatgagagtataggcaatggggtcgaagaggtatggggtaggtttaaaaatgtagtgttagagtgttcagcagaagtttgtggttacaggaaagtgggtgtgggagggaagaggagcgattggtggaatgatgatgtaaagagagtagtaagggagaaaaagttagcatatgagaagtttttacaaagtagaagtgatgcaaggagggaagagtatatggagaaaaagagagaggttaagagagtggtgaagcaatgtaaaaagagagcaaatgagagagtgggtgagatgttatcaacaaattttgttgaaaataagaaaaagttttggagtgagattaacaagttaaggaagcctagagaacaaatggatttgtcagttaaaaataggagaggagagttattaaatggagagttagaggtattgggaagatggagggagtattttgaggaattgttaaatgttgatgaagatagggaagctgtgatttcgtgtatagggcaaggaggaataacatcttgtaggagtgaggaagagccagttgtgagtgtgggggaagttcgtgaggcagtaggtaaaatgaaagggggtaaggcagccgggattgatgggataaagatagaaatgttaaaagcaggtggggatatagttttggagtggttggtgcaattatttaataaatgtatggaagagggtaaggtacctagggattggcagagagcatgcatagttcctttgtataaaggcaaaggggacaaaagagagtgcaaaaattatagggggataagtctgttgagtatacctggtaacgtgtatggtagagttattattgaaagaattaaaagtaagacggagaataggatagcagatg includes:
- the eIF3k gene encoding eukaryotic translation initiation factor 3 subunit K codes for the protein MVEQAEAMRSTVASMLRGIERYNPENISTLERYVELQARENTYDLEANLALLKLYQFNPAKYQSTVACKILMKALTNLPHTDFVLCKCLLGHVQMEDAYIKRIMYLHDLLEMCQFGTYWGVQKQYEELISGIKDFNDSIRKYICHVITITYQHIEKPVLAQLLGNIDELALQHWMNKYGWKETEESYVFIANQEETVKTKNITEKIEFDSVAGIMAACR